The Deltaproteobacteria bacterium genome includes a region encoding these proteins:
- a CDS encoding SCP2 sterol-binding domain-containing protein: MKEDSGCRRFIRTHGTRRWLRSRTVRRTCRRSFRRGSGVSRWSLRGTEHFFIRFVDGKVAECRECAEAVPGKQLNYRIMGPAHVFEGVAAGIVDPVDAGLGGALQIRGDMRFLMQNAEMANVIFEIYKQSGLTDWPKGKPPYAGA, from the coding sequence TTGAAGGAGGATTCGGGATGCCGGCGATTTATACGAACGCATGGTACGAGGCGATGGTTACGTTCGCGAACGGTCAGAAGGACCTGTCGAAGAAGCTTCCGAAGGGGGAGTGGCGTTTCGCGGTGGAGCTTACGGGGGACGGAGCACTTCTTCATCCGTTTCGTGGACGGGAAGGTGGCGGAGTGCCGGGAGTGCGCGGAGGCGGTTCCGGGGAAGCAGCTGAACTACCGGATCATGGGTCCCGCCCATGTTTTCGAGGGGGTGGCGGCGGGGATCGTGGACCCCGTGGACGCGGGGCTTGGCGGTGCGCTGCAGATCCGTGGCGACATGCGGTTCCTGATGCAGAACGCGGAGATGGCGAACGTGATCTTCGAGATCTACAAGCAGAGCGGCCTGACGGATTGGCCGAAGGGGAAGCCGCCGTACGCGGGGGCATAG